Part of the Paeniglutamicibacter sulfureus genome, CCCACCCATTTCACGGTGCTCCACCCGCATTCCGCGCAGCGGTAACCGGGGGTGGATTTGGTGCGGGTGCTCTTGGCCATGCCTTTGATGCTAGCTTGCGGTGCCCACGCTTTGGGTGCGTGGCAGCCGGGTTACGCTACAGGCGCGGCAACAACGCCACTGCTTCCTCGTGGCTGGTGCCGGTGGCCTCGAGCAGGTCAATCACCAGAGGGCGCAGCAGCAGCACCATGCCTTCACCTTGCAGGCCGCTGACCTGGAGGGCCGCGGGATCCAGCCGGGCTGCGCATTCGGCAAGCTCGCGTCGGGCCCGACCCACAGCCCTTCGGTATCCGGACTCCTTGGTCTCCAACACTGCGTAGCCAAGGGCGTTGACCGCCTCGGACAGTTCGGTCAACAAGCCCGCCACGGACTCGACCCCCTGGTCGGTCAGGGAGCCCTGGGTGATCACGGTGGTCAGCCTCCTGGCCAGGACCCGGGAGTTGCGCACGGCCAGATCGGTCTTTTCCGCCGTAACCTTCAACCGGTCAAGGTCGGAGCGGTGTCGGCGGTGTGCCGGGGCCAGGGTGGCCACCTCGCGGGCCATGTTCAGGGCCGCGGGCAGGGAATCCAGGAGCTGCTGGGTTCCGCGGGCGCGGACCAGTGCGTGGAATGCCAGGGTGGTGTCGGAGGCGCTGACGGCGCGCCCGCATTCGTGCAGGATGCCGGCGAGCTCGCCCAAAAGCTTGCCCAGCTCGGCAGTGGGGGTGCGGCGCGGGTCGCGGGGAAAAACCATCATGATCAACAGGCCGCACAGCGAACCGATGACCGCGTCGATTGAACGGCTGAATGGTCCCGCGGCACCGATGGGCAGAAGGACCACCAGCACCGATTGCAGTCCCAGCTGGGTGGAGAAAATGGGGCCGGAATCCAGGAACCTGGCGATCACCAGCGACAGAAAAAGGACCAGGGCCGCCTGCCACAGGCCGCTTCCCAGAAGCGTCAGCAACAAGTCTCCGACAGCCACGCCCAGGGTGCAGCCAATGGCGACCTCCATCGAGCGGCGCACCGTGGTGGCGGTGCCGAATCCCAGCACCAGCAGCCCGCTGGTCGCGGCAAAGATCGGGTCCACGTGGCCCAGGAGTTGCTCGGCGATCCAGTAGGCCAGCACCGCGGAGACGGTCATCTGGATGATCTTGGGGAACGATGTCCCGACGCGGCGCACACCCACGCGGTTGCGGCGCATGACGAACGTCCACGCGCCGCCGGCCGATGATCCGATACCCATGGACAACAGTCTGTCATGGCGCGCAAATACCACTGGCAAGTATGGATCGTGACGCGAAACACTGGGCCATGCCGGCCT contains:
- a CDS encoding FUSC family protein, which produces MGIGSSAGGAWTFVMRRNRVGVRRVGTSFPKIIQMTVSAVLAYWIAEQLLGHVDPIFAATSGLLVLGFGTATTVRRSMEVAIGCTLGVAVGDLLLTLLGSGLWQAALVLFLSLVIARFLDSGPIFSTQLGLQSVLVVLLPIGAAGPFSRSIDAVIGSLCGLLIMMVFPRDPRRTPTAELGKLLGELAGILHECGRAVSASDTTLAFHALVRARGTQQLLDSLPAALNMAREVATLAPAHRRHRSDLDRLKVTAEKTDLAVRNSRVLARRLTTVITQGSLTDQGVESVAGLLTELSEAVNALGYAVLETKESGYRRAVGRARRELAECAARLDPAALQVSGLQGEGMVLLLRPLVIDLLEATGTSHEEAVALLPRL